The segment CtgaaaactcaaaatatttttttctctaaaaaaataattttattgaaatttttaatttaatttatttaattatttttttttttttaatttagaaaaaaaaacaaatattttgaagtatttttattttcagacatTTCCCGAACCTTCCTGACTGAATCCAgttttttggaacaaaaaaaaattaacataaatgtCGAACGATCgtgtttgacaaaaaaaaacagacttcatgtgctaaaatttttaaacaaaaaataaacacatttttacgtcttttttcatttctttatttttttattcatttttcttgACTAGTCGTAGGACTTTAACTCTAAAATTCATACTTAAAATAGTGACTGAcatagtttattattattactggtAAGgatcatataaatatttttttgattctcttattttgttacttttctgGTATTGTATTGTATTCGTTATTTTCTCGGTGTGACAGTTTACTGCTAAAAATATTaggaatataatttaaatagagAGGAAAGGTAAAGTATTcgggaaaatttattgttttaatttttttaatggattgtttaactttgtctgttttttatttattaaaaccctggaagaaaacaaaaaaaaaatcttaaaatattaaattaaaataaatttttaaataaattttgattttttttttatttaataatttttaatgactttcgaaacattttaataaaattttatcaataatatttaagaagattttttatttatctaataaataaatatttattttaaataaaaatatttttaattaaaatctaatatttaagaataaatttaaaaaaaattataaaaatatatgtttttaaaaaatttaatatgaattcaagtgtaaaatatttttttataattttaaaaaaataaaaagtccaGGTCAAACGCTTCATGAGAGAACAAATTGtagtagaaataattttaattcggcGTTCTCGGTTGTTCAGTTATTTGTTCATGTTTATAAAAGGTAGAAACTAGCTTCTACAGACATACAAAGTTCTATCCTTATACAAAtagattttcttaaattttacaaatatttttcatttaaaattcttattgcaCTCTTccggtattttttttctaacacttTCTCCTTTGACGGCGGCTTGACGCGCAAAGTTATCTCAGTGTCGAGTGTGTCATGTTCAGACACAGCAGATGGTCACGCTTGTCGCCCCATCCCCCGTTGCCCTTCCGGAGCTTTGTCTTTTTTGTTATACTTGGCATCGTTAACGTTATACTTTTGGGATACAATTGACCCGCTTTTGTCGCAATGTGTATCACTTGTTGAACTTTGGAAATCACTTGATTCGACTCACAGTTATTTTTCTTGTGATGAACgccgctaaaaaaaaattttttttattaaaatttgattttttttaaaaaattaaaatttttaccattcACCGATGTGGAAAACGCGAGGACCTTTCACAACCATCGCATATAATTTATTCTCTAAGCATTGCTGGGACAAATGTTGCAACGACCAGTCCCAGTTGTAGTCGTCGTAGTTGCAAAAATGAATGGCACACGACTTGATTTGATGCCACGTGGTCTGGTTCAGAGCCATGCCCATGTTGTGTTTGCTGGAGATCCAGGGCGTTATTTCAGCctgttttacaaaataaataaataaaaaatttattgaaaaaatttaacggtaaaattccatttttttattgataaagatGAATCAAAAgtctttttttgcattatttattcAGGTCACGTCCTTCTATCATTCCACGTAACACAATaaatgcaataattttaataaattgcatGTTATTCTAGGTCATTGTTCTGCTTCTGGtttgtgatatttatttttattctgattgtcaaagagagaatttttaataagaaaaaaaaataatttcccacaatttttttgagagaagaaacaaaaaaaaaacaaaacatttttgttattttttttgatgatgatgtaaaTGATGACAATAACAGtcagttgttaaaaaattacattcatTCTCTAAATTTTTCCTAGGTACTTAAAAAGCCGTGtgttacatatttttcaacaaataaacaaaaaactctAGTTAAGtggttgttgttattttattaatgatgaAGAGGGTAAACGTAAAACTTTGTACCGTTTACTgacggattttaaattttttttaactttgattttttctatttttatgcattttaaaacttttatgaatatttctaaattttttgtgtgattgattttagtattttcctttaattgagaaacttgaattttttaaaacttttttttttaattttcccctgaaaataaaaaaaattaaaggaaaaaaatccaaaagttttattattttgttttacgttttttacaattttatcacCTGAAACTCAAGCTGctaacttaaattattttttttttatttactcttttggaattttgattttgaatgaaaataaaatgattgaaataaaattactaaaatttgtcaaaaaaaaaacaatgaatatttaattcaaaattctgtcaaaatgtttagaaattctttaatttttttaaaatttaattttaactttggatttaaatttccattttttgtcgcccCCCCTCCAATTTCGTcgaaaattcagggggaaaaattaaaaattaaattgaaaattggaacatttttgacatttttgggaatttttttaataaaacatcataaaaagtgtaattaaataaaccaaagaataagtaaatttacaggtgaaaaaacttttaaagtcacgtgaccaaatttttttttttcaaaaattttaattttgtataattttctctaattttgagttcaaattaaaaaaaaaataatatgttaaattaataaaatgttaaaaagtaacgttaaaaaattacaaaatgtttatttatttaatttagtaaattttggttaattagaaaaaaaataattatttttaaaaaaaattataattaaaaagtttattcaaaattgtagtttttatttttaatttattattttattattaggtattattaaaaaaaaaaatgaaaaatttccacaaaaaaaaaattaaataatattttagtgaATAGATTTGAAATTCTAGTTAaagtacaaattaaaaaaaaataaatcttattttatttttcaaaaatttatcgttttcgGAATACCCAAAGGAAAAGGTAAAAGTACAAAGTTACACGTTTGTCCCTAAATTAACGTAAATACCTCTAAGTaggaattttgttgaaaaaaaaacatttaaagcaAACCCACATcccataaaacaaacaaaaatatgaggattttaatgaattgttttttttttctttttttttataccttttGATAAAGTGAGTACAATGATGGCATTACTTGAAAGGACCATTGTGCCTGTGATGATGAAGCATGTTTGTTATTACGCTTATGCTGttgtttttcatcaacatAATCCCGGAAACCGTCaccaatgttgttgttgtagttgttattattatttatattgttaGAGTTAGTAATTTtaggattattattaaaattgctaCTAGGActattgagtaaaaatttattgttattattgtagCTGTGTGCGAGTgatgaggaagaagaagaagcgcTTTTAATTTCTGTTTCGTGTGGAGATGGCGGGTGGTTATGATGCAGTAATGACGTAGAATGATGTCCAAACAAAGCTTTATCGTTACTATTGCTAGgctgtttctatttttttttttaatgaaaatcatattttttgcaatttttgtataaaaaaattttggtgagaaacgaaaaaaaagatcaaatattatttttcaatttttttttttaaatttaattttaagcgtTGTAAGTGTGGTGTTTGAAATAATATGACAAAACATGCaaccaaatatattttttttaaataaaaaaagtgaaactggtgcaaaaattctaattatttgaaatgaaaagtgTGCTTGTGATCTTGTACAATTAGAACATGCCACTCTCAACTCATCAACTTTTGATAGAAGAAGCTTTCTTTGGAAGTCAAGGAGATACAAGTGAGAAAGAACAAGCGAGAAAACAAGGAAAGGCGtcacatttttacaaaagcGGAGTGTGTAGAGAGTTTTAGAAAAGAGAAGACAATTAACATCAAGAACAAACAGCAGTACTTAAGTATTAGAAGAAGTAGATGGAATTAACAGCAACACCACATTACAGAAGTAGGTCTTtgagttaaagaaaaaatcacgcATTTCTCACCTTTTTACTGCTATACGTGTAATAGTTGAATGTTTTCAAGTATGTGCCCAACGACAAAATGTTGCATTTGGGACAAGATTCGCGCGATTTTTGCTGCATCATATTTAGTACGTATAAAAAGTCTTCGGCAACGTAGTGATCTTCTTCGAGGAACACCACTaaacctaaaaattaagaaaaaaaatgcattaaaaaaatttattaaaaataaaaaagaattataaaatttttgaattaataaaaaaaataggaaaagttagttaaaaaatttttaattaaagaaaaaaaattaattaatttaaaatattcattaatttttttttctttaattaaatttatgggaattttaaaaagcagtcttaatttttctgattaaaaaaaaaataaataataaaaaagtaatgaaaataataaaagtttgaaaaaaaaaattaaattaaatttaatttaaattaatactttagaattaaaattagagctaattttaaaaattacatattaaaataGCATTTagacttgaatttttaatttttttggtattcaaaaattaaatcaatcaaaaaaaatcataaataaacttttaacattaaaatctatgaaaaacttttggtgaagaaaacttttatgaagaaaattattttgatttaaaaattatggaaaaggaccaaaaattagcaattttaaaattaaaaaacaaaaaataatttatttaggaatttagtttttaatttttaacctgagacaaaaaccaaaaactatattaattaatttaaaagtcgtattaaaaataattttttctcacctGTATGATATTTGGTCACTTCCAATCCATCGAACACAGTGTTGGTCTTCCAGAACCAGTGATGTTTTGTTTGAGTGAAAGCTGCTTCACGGTAATGCCCATAGAGATCAGGGTGTTGGGCGTTATTGCAGTTTAGCTTCAGtgctctaaaatttaaataaattaaaaaaaatttaatattgtaaaaataaaattcgtaaaactTACTCTTCCTTTTTGACGTCTCGTGGACAGTCATTGGGATCCTCGCCTGGAAACTCATGCGGGTGTGTTTGAATGGAATATGGATAAAAAATCtgtgacaaaataaatttaattatttgttttcaggtaaaagaaaaaagggaGACTTACTTGAAtaactttacaaaaatcaatGGACTGAACTAACTCGTTAATTTCTTCGTCATAATAATCGTGCGAGAAAACCAAAAGTGTCTTAGAAATATCTCGTGCCTGTGCCAAACTTATGATAAGGTGACGTAAATACTTTACTCTTTTATGTACCTGaaatagataaaataaaaaaaaatatattagaaaaatttgaacattgaCAAGGAAATCTTGGTTCTTACTGAGAAgacgaataaattaattatttacgattttttttaattcaagaataaaaaaatatttaaattaaaaatatgaagtttttgaaagattttaattaaaaaaaataggttttcaaaatcttttttaaaatatatttttcaaaatatttaagattcaataaattatatataaaaagattaaaaattaaattttttaaaattaatttcaactgctaaattataaaaatataattttttttgaatttttaaaaagtttttaaataaacataaaataataattaaaaaaattaatttaaataaaaattatttttgaaaataaaatgttctttcttttttttaattatatattaatttattcacatttaaaaacaaaatagtttttgggacaaaatattaaaatattttttattgaaaaattaaataaaaaaatatttaataattgaaattgaagaaatttcataaaaaaataaaatattaattcgccaaaaaataaaataaatgaaaattataaaaactataATCTTTCAACttctaacttaaaaataaatttttgaaaaatatttataattaatttcataaaattgaaattcatttaatcAAACATTATAAAACACCAGTCATTTCCACTTGCTTTGCTTAAAAAGACACTTGTTCGAATGCTCATTACCATACAAACACTACACTGAATAAGAACTGACAGTACAACATAATTTCCCACACATATCCTTCCATGTATTTAACATTCCTTCGCATGACAAATCTCACTTAAAAGCCCAATTTctgtttaataaaatcaaaaagaacAATATAATGTAAATGtgtatttttacatttcagagggaaaagttttatttttattttatgtatttagcAAATATCGTTGTCGTATATTAAaagcatattattttttatatcgcCCCGAGCGGACGGCTTTTGTTGTCTTTTCTTTCATGTATGCCACGATAAATAAAAcgatattataataaattagtcaaataaagtacaaaaaaaagtttgttataATTTGCTTTTTATGACATCATTTTCggtaaaacaacaacaacaacaagttgCTCCTTATATGGCATTTTGTTCGTTTATTTGTCACGAATCACATGACTCGTTCACGTACAACTCTGTAATGAAATAAACTTCAACTTTTGTAATGTCATCTAAAGTACGAGAAAGCAAGgttgagaattatttttgagtcaagttttttttttgcaaagtctCTGTCGTCGTAGCGGATGTAATTTTGATGGAAGAGTGCACAAAAGTTAACACAAAAGGGAATTTTTAATGCcttctcatttattttcaggtgaaataacaaaaaaaaatttttttcatgaaaagagGAGATTGGAACACTTGAGAAAAGAGGATAATAACGTCCgacaatgttttatttaatcctCATCATTCACTCACCGACTAAcctatttacttatttatgcTTTTAAACAATCATCGTAAC is part of the Culicoides brevitarsis isolate CSIRO-B50_1 chromosome 3, AGI_CSIRO_Cbre_v1, whole genome shotgun sequence genome and harbors:
- the LOC134833122 gene encoding alpha-1,6-mannosyl-glycoprotein 2-beta-N-acetylglucosaminyltransferase isoform X1 is translated as MRSRKIPIALPYTGSFTRRRHTVFIRLGVILFLVLFAFLQINILNDSNDLTTIDVTNDSAAAILSMVPPVLHKYLKSKSRNNTHGTNNTQNNGNNDSLRAANISEIKMMISRYNEAQMVLNEDLYGPLQNNSVIIVVQVHKRVKYLRHLIISLAQARDISKTLLVFSHDYYDEEINELVQSIDFCKVIQIFYPYSIQTHPHEFPGEDPNDCPRDVKKEEALKLNCNNAQHPDLYGHYREAAFTQTKHHWFWKTNTVFDGLEVTKYHTGLVVFLEEDHYVAEDFLYVLNMMQQKSRESCPKCNILSLGTYLKTFNYYTYSSKKHKRNNKHASSSQAQWSFQVMPSLYSLYQKAEITPWISSKHNMGMALNQTTWHQIKSCAIHFCNYDDYNWDWSLQHLSQQCLENKLYAMVVKGPRVFHIGECGVHHKKNNCESNQVISKVQQVIHIATKAGQLYPKSITLTMPSITKKTKLRKGNGGWGDKRDHLLCLNMTHSTLR
- the LOC134833122 gene encoding alpha-1,6-mannosyl-glycoprotein 2-beta-N-acetylglucosaminyltransferase isoform X2, with the protein product MRSRKIPIALPYTGSFTRRRHTVFIRLGVILFLVLFAFLQINILNDSNDLTTIDVTNDSAAAILSMVPPVLHKYLKSKSRNNTHGTNNTQNNGNNDSLRAANISEIKMMISRYNEAQMVLNEDLYGPLQNNSVIIVVQVHKRVKYLRHLIISLAQARDISKTLLVFSHDYYDEEINELVQSIDFCKVIQIFYPYSIQTHPHEFPGEDPNDCPRDVKKEEALKLNCNNAQHPDLYGHYREAAFTQTKHHWFWKTNTVFDGLEVTKYHTGLVVFLEEDHYVAEDFLYVLNMMQQKSRESCPKCNILSLGTYLKTFNYYTYSSKKAEITPWISSKHNMGMALNQTTWHQIKSCAIHFCNYDDYNWDWSLQHLSQQCLENKLYAMVVKGPRVFHIGECGVHHKKNNCESNQVISKVQQVIHIATKAGQLYPKSITLTMPSITKKTKLRKGNGGWGDKRDHLLCLNMTHSTLR